In Aegilops tauschii subsp. strangulata cultivar AL8/78 chromosome 3, Aet v6.0, whole genome shotgun sequence, one genomic interval encodes:
- the LOC141042823 gene encoding secreted RxLR effector protein 161-like: MQDVKPMKTPMPTNGHLNLDPNGKDVDQKVYRSMIGSLLYLCASRPDIMLSVCMCARFQSAPKESHFSAVKRILRYLVHTPNLGLWYPKGATFKLLGYSDSDWAGDKVDRKSTSGSCQFLGRSLVSWSSKKQNCVSLSTAEAEYIAAGSCCAQLLWMRQTLIDYGVKCDKVPLFCDNESAIKIADNPVQHS, translated from the coding sequence atgcaagatgtcaagcccatgaagacgcccatgcccacaaatggccatcttaatcttgatcccaatggtaaagatgtggatcaaaaggtatatcgctctatgatcggttctttgctttacctttgtgcatctaggccggatattatgttgagtgtgtgtatgtgtgcaaGATTTCAATCCGCTCCCAAGGAGAGCCATTTTTCAGCAGTGAAAAGAATCCTTCGATATTTGGTTCATACCCCAAACTTGGGCCTTTGGTATCCCAAAGGAGCAACTTTCAAGTTATTGGGATATTCGGATTCGGATTGGGCCGGAGACAAGGTAGACCGCAAGTCCACTTCCGGGTCATGTCAATTCCTAGGGAGGtcattggtaagttggtcttcaaagaagcagaattgTGTGTCCCTTTCAACCGCTGAGGCTGAGTACATTGCCGCaggaagttgttgtgcacaattattatggatgaggcaaactttgattgattatggtgtcaaatgtgacaaagtgcctctattttgtgacaatgaaagtgcaatCAAGATCGCCGACAATCCAGTGCAACATAGTTGA